The following proteins come from a genomic window of Prionailurus viverrinus isolate Anna chromosome D1, UM_Priviv_1.0, whole genome shotgun sequence:
- the LGALS12 gene encoding galectin-12 isoform X2 yields the protein MSPGEKPDPLPDTFILQPPVFHPVVPYVTTIFGGLRAGKMVTLQGVVPLDARRFQVDFQCGCSVHPRPDIAIHFNPRFHTTKPHVICNTLYLERWQAEARWPRLGLQRGASFLILFLFGNEEMKVSVNGQHFLHYRYRLPLSRVDTLGIFGDILVEAVGFLNINPFAEGGIEYPVGYPFLLKSPSLEVPCSRALPKGLWPGQVIVLRGLVLPEPKDLTLSLRDEAAHVPVTLRASFADRTLAWIAPWGCKKLISAPFLFYPRRFFEVLLLCQEGGLKLALNGQGLGATGVHRQVLEQLRELRISGSVQLYCVHC from the exons ATGTCACCCGGAGAAAAACCGGACCCACTTCCTGACACCTTCATCCTGCAGCCACCAGTTTTCCACCCG GTGGTTCCTTACGTGACGACAATTTTCGGTGGCCTGCGTGCAGGCAAGATGGTCACGCTCCAGGGAGTGGTCCCTCTCGACGCACGCAG GTTCCAGGTAGACTTCCAGTGCGGCTGCAGCGTGCATCCCCGGCCGGACATCGCCATCCACTTCAACCCTCGCTTCCACACCACCAAGCCCCACGTCATCTGCAACACCCTGTACCTCGAGCGCTGGCAGGCCGAGGCCCGGTGGCCCCGCCTGGGCCTGCAGAGAGGAGCCAGCTTCCTCATCCTCTTTCTCTTcggaaatgaagaaatgaag GTGAGCGTGAACGGACAGCACTTTCTCCACTACCGCTACCGGCTCCCGCTGTCCCGTGTGGACACCCTGGGCATATTTGGTGACATCTTGGTGGAGGCCGTCGGGTTCCTGAACATCAAC CCATTTGCAGAGGGCGGCATTGAGTATCCGGTCGGATAT CCCTTCCTGCTGAAGAGCCCCAGCCTG GAGGTGCCCTGCTCTCGGGCCCTTCCCAAGGGTCTCTGGCCGGGACAGGTGATCGTACTGCGGGGGCTGGTCTTGCCAGAGCCAAAGGA CCTCACGCTGAGCCTGCGGGACGAGGCGGCTCACGTTCCTGTGACGCTCAGGGCTTCCTTCGCAGACAGAACTCTGGCCTGGATCGCGCCCTGGGGGTGCAAGAAGCTGATCTCGGCCCCCTTCCTGTTCTACCCCCGGCGATTTTTTGAG GTGCTGCTCCTGTGCCAGGAGGGAGGGCTGAAGCTGGCGCTCAacgggcagggcctgggggccaCCGGCGTGCACCGGCAGGTCCTGGAGCAGCTGCGGGAGCTCCGGATCAGTGGCAGCGTCCAGCTCTACTGTGTCCACTGCTGA
- the LGALS12 gene encoding galectin-12 isoform X3, with translation MVTLQGVVPLDARRFQVDFQCGCSVHPRPDIAIHFNPRFHTTKPHVICNTLYLERWQAEARWPRLGLQRGASFLILFLFGNEEMKVSVNGQHFLHYRYRLPLSRVDTLGIFGDILVEAVGFLNINPFAEGGIEYPVGYPFLLKSPSLEVPCSRALPKGLWPGQVIVLRGLVLPEPKDLTLSLRDEAAHVPVTLRASFADRTLAWIAPWGCKKLISAPFLFYPRRFFEVLLLCQEGGLKLALNGQGLGATGVHRQVLEQLRELRISGSVQLYCVHC, from the exons ATGGTCACGCTCCAGGGAGTGGTCCCTCTCGACGCACGCAG GTTCCAGGTAGACTTCCAGTGCGGCTGCAGCGTGCATCCCCGGCCGGACATCGCCATCCACTTCAACCCTCGCTTCCACACCACCAAGCCCCACGTCATCTGCAACACCCTGTACCTCGAGCGCTGGCAGGCCGAGGCCCGGTGGCCCCGCCTGGGCCTGCAGAGAGGAGCCAGCTTCCTCATCCTCTTTCTCTTcggaaatgaagaaatgaag GTGAGCGTGAACGGACAGCACTTTCTCCACTACCGCTACCGGCTCCCGCTGTCCCGTGTGGACACCCTGGGCATATTTGGTGACATCTTGGTGGAGGCCGTCGGGTTCCTGAACATCAAC CCATTTGCAGAGGGCGGCATTGAGTATCCGGTCGGATAT CCCTTCCTGCTGAAGAGCCCCAGCCTG GAGGTGCCCTGCTCTCGGGCCCTTCCCAAGGGTCTCTGGCCGGGACAGGTGATCGTACTGCGGGGGCTGGTCTTGCCAGAGCCAAAGGA CCTCACGCTGAGCCTGCGGGACGAGGCGGCTCACGTTCCTGTGACGCTCAGGGCTTCCTTCGCAGACAGAACTCTGGCCTGGATCGCGCCCTGGGGGTGCAAGAAGCTGATCTCGGCCCCCTTCCTGTTCTACCCCCGGCGATTTTTTGAG GTGCTGCTCCTGTGCCAGGAGGGAGGGCTGAAGCTGGCGCTCAacgggcagggcctgggggccaCCGGCGTGCACCGGCAGGTCCTGGAGCAGCTGCGGGAGCTCCGGATCAGTGGCAGCGTCCAGCTCTACTGTGTCCACTGCTGA
- the LGALS12 gene encoding galectin-12 isoform X1: MRVKCAGNSREGKGKLGRHSGQCLEKVSENLESQVGFHSVEGEHRKQPRKGKMVTLQGVVPLDARRFQVDFQCGCSVHPRPDIAIHFNPRFHTTKPHVICNTLYLERWQAEARWPRLGLQRGASFLILFLFGNEEMKVSVNGQHFLHYRYRLPLSRVDTLGIFGDILVEAVGFLNINPFAEGGIEYPVGYPFLLKSPSLEVPCSRALPKGLWPGQVIVLRGLVLPEPKDLTLSLRDEAAHVPVTLRASFADRTLAWIAPWGCKKLISAPFLFYPRRFFEVLLLCQEGGLKLALNGQGLGATGVHRQVLEQLRELRISGSVQLYCVHC; the protein is encoded by the exons ATGCGAGTGAAGTGTGCTGGGaacagcagggaagggaagggaaaactCGGGCGCCATAGTGGACAATGCTTGGAGAAGGTGTCGGAGAACCTTGAAAGTCAAGTTGGATTTCACAGCGTGGAGGGAGAGCACAGGAAGCAGCCCCGAAAAG GCAAGATGGTCACGCTCCAGGGAGTGGTCCCTCTCGACGCACGCAG GTTCCAGGTAGACTTCCAGTGCGGCTGCAGCGTGCATCCCCGGCCGGACATCGCCATCCACTTCAACCCTCGCTTCCACACCACCAAGCCCCACGTCATCTGCAACACCCTGTACCTCGAGCGCTGGCAGGCCGAGGCCCGGTGGCCCCGCCTGGGCCTGCAGAGAGGAGCCAGCTTCCTCATCCTCTTTCTCTTcggaaatgaagaaatgaag GTGAGCGTGAACGGACAGCACTTTCTCCACTACCGCTACCGGCTCCCGCTGTCCCGTGTGGACACCCTGGGCATATTTGGTGACATCTTGGTGGAGGCCGTCGGGTTCCTGAACATCAAC CCATTTGCAGAGGGCGGCATTGAGTATCCGGTCGGATAT CCCTTCCTGCTGAAGAGCCCCAGCCTG GAGGTGCCCTGCTCTCGGGCCCTTCCCAAGGGTCTCTGGCCGGGACAGGTGATCGTACTGCGGGGGCTGGTCTTGCCAGAGCCAAAGGA CCTCACGCTGAGCCTGCGGGACGAGGCGGCTCACGTTCCTGTGACGCTCAGGGCTTCCTTCGCAGACAGAACTCTGGCCTGGATCGCGCCCTGGGGGTGCAAGAAGCTGATCTCGGCCCCCTTCCTGTTCTACCCCCGGCGATTTTTTGAG GTGCTGCTCCTGTGCCAGGAGGGAGGGCTGAAGCTGGCGCTCAacgggcagggcctgggggccaCCGGCGTGCACCGGCAGGTCCTGGAGCAGCTGCGGGAGCTCCGGATCAGTGGCAGCGTCCAGCTCTACTGTGTCCACTGCTGA